Proteins co-encoded in one Nothobranchius furzeri strain GRZ-AD chromosome 4, NfurGRZ-RIMD1, whole genome shotgun sequence genomic window:
- the alkbh5 gene encoding RNA demethylase ALKBH5, whose protein sequence is MAASGFSDLREKLKSMTPHRDDYSNKYSDRSSNGSEKGRKRKYRESDDDEYGHSDDSADHREQEARRVKSSVLQLSIFTPEECAHIEEKIDEVVSQADAGLYREHTVDRAPLRNKYFFGEGYTYGAQLERRGPGQERLYRKGQVDEIPGWVHELVIKRLVSHGVIPEGFVNSAVINDYQPGGCIVSHVDPLHIFARPIVSVSFFSDSALCFGCRFQFKPIRVSEPVFVLPVRRGSVTVLSGYAADDITHCIRPQDIKERRAVIILRKTRPDAPRLDSDSPLSSSAPGRPAPLKAKRSHRKADPGAAHRPRVLEMDKEENRHPSFSQHHHRHSISSENYWRRDEDHDKHRESSGRKIKMRRH, encoded by the exons ATGGCAGCCAGCGGATTCTCTGACCTGAGGGAGAAGCTGAAGTCCATGACTCCGCACAGAGACGACTACAGCAACAAATACTCAGACCGCAGTAGTAACGGCAGTGAAAAGGGCCGAAAGCGAAAGTACCGGGAATCCGATGACGACGAGTACGGACACAGCGACGATAGCGCGGACCACCGGGAGCAGGAGGCCCGTAGGGTGAAGAGCAGCGTCTTGCAGCTGAGCATCTTCACCCCGGAGGAGTGCGCTCACATCGAGGAGAAGATCGACGAGGTGGTCTCTCAAGCAGATGCTGGACTTTACCGGGAGCACACCGTGGACAGGGCCCCGCTTCGCAACAAGTACTTCTTCGGGGAGGGTTACACGTACGGAGCCCAGCTGGAAAGACGCGGACCGGGCCAGGAGCGGCTCTACCGTAAAGGACAGGTGGACGAAATCCCGGGCTGGGTCCACGAGCTGGTGATCAAGCGGCTTGTGTCCCACGGGGTGATACCAGAGGGGTTCGTCAACAGCGCGGTCATCAACGATTACCAGCCAGGTGGCTGCATCGTGTCCCACGTGGACCCTCTGCACATCTTCGCCAGACCCATCGTGTCGGTGTCTTTCTTCAGCGACAGCGCGCTCTGCTTCGGCTGCCGCTTCCAGTTCAAACCCATCCGGGTGTCCGAGCCAGTGTTTGTCCTGCCTGTGAGGAGAGGGAGCGTCACGGTGCTCAG TGGCTAtgctgctgatgacatcactcaTTGCATCCGGCCCCAGGACATCAAGGAGAGGCGTGCAGTAATCATCCTCAGAAA AACCAGACCTGATGCTCCTCGCCTGGACTCTGACAGCCCTCTGAGCTCTTCTGCCCCAGGAAGGCCTGCCCCTCTGAAAGCCAAACGCTCTCATCGCAAAGCAGATCCTGGTGCTGCTCACAG GCCAAGGGTTCTGGAGATGGACAAAGAGGAGAACAGACATCCTTCATTCTCCCAACATCATCATCGTCACAGCATCAGCTCGGAGAACTACTGGAGACGTGACGAAGACCACGACAAACACAGGGAGAGTTCAGGACGCAAAATCAAAATGAGACGTCACTGA